One part of the Rutidosis leptorrhynchoides isolate AG116_Rl617_1_P2 chromosome 1, CSIRO_AGI_Rlap_v1, whole genome shotgun sequence genome encodes these proteins:
- the LOC139855357 gene encoding glycine-rich protein 2-like — MAEERKSGTVKWFNDTKGFGFITPNDGGEDLFVHQSSIRTDGFRSLGDGETVEFLVETGSDGRTKAADVTGPEEAPVQGSTRGGGGGGGGDRYGGGGGDRYGGGGDRYGGGGDRYGGGGDRYGGGGGYGGGRGGRGGGGGNACFKCGESGHMARDCSQGGGGGGYGGGGGYGGGRGGGRGGGGGGCYNCGEEGHFSRECPNSSNR, encoded by the coding sequence atggcGGAAGAAAGGAAATCAGGAACCGTCAAGTGGTTCAATGATACCAAAGGATTTGGTTTCATTACACCTAATGACGGCGGTGAGGATCTGTTCGTTCACCAATCTTCGATCAGAACTGACGGTTTTCGTAGTTTAGGAGACGGAGAGACCGTTGAGTTCTTAGTGGAAACTGGATCTGATGGACGGACTAAAGCTGCCGACGTTACCGGTCCTGAAGAGGCTCCAGTGCAAGGTAGTACTCGTGGTGGCGGTGGAGGTGGCGGTGGTGATCGTTACGGAGGTGGAGGTGGAGATCGGTATGGCGGAGGAGGAGATCGGTATGGCGGAGGAGGAGATCGATATGGAGGAGGTGGAGATAGATATGGTGGAGGCGGTGGTTATGGCGGTGGACGTGGAGGACGTGGTGGCGGTGGTGGTAATGCTTGTTTTAAGTGTGGCGAGTCTGGTCATATGGCTAGGGATTGTAGCCAGGGTGGAGGCGGTGGTGGATACGGTGGAGGTGGTGGTTATGGTGGTGGACGTGGCGGTGGTCGTGGTGGTGGAGGTGGTGGGTGTTACAACTGTGGTGAAGAAGGGCATTTTTCAAGGGAGTGCCCTAACTCTAGCAACCGGTAG